The Anabas testudineus chromosome 14, fAnaTes1.2, whole genome shotgun sequence genome includes a region encoding these proteins:
- the cxxc5a gene encoding CXXC-type zinc finger protein 5 isoform X2: MSSGLPEGGRTEDLERRSCKQDSPVIERRNRSGIISEPLSKSLKNSRTLSQYTAVSSATTNGHTDSSETKTHSAKPQPPPQPQPTVSALTAAKLDRTLEQVLEGQNGLLHFAQAAALLKRAGMEHMLLPGGMGVGVGSGDAGSGASDLEGTSVTDAVGGPVDFPYGVGGGFPFNPGLFIMTPAGVFLADSALHMAGLAEYPVQSELASAINSGKKKRKRCGMCPPCRRRINCEQCSSCRNRKTGHQICKFRKCEELKKKPSAALEVMLPTGAAFRWFQ, encoded by the exons ATGTCTAGCGGGCTGCCGGAGGGGGGCCGGACAGAGGACCTGGAGCGGAGAAGCTGCAAACAGGACTCTCCTGTGATAGAGCGGAGGAATCGCAGTGGCATCATCAGTGAGCCCCTCAGTAAGAGCCTTAAGAACTCCCGTACCCTCTCCCAGTATACAGCAGTCTCCTCTGCCACCACCAATGGACACACGGACAGTAGTGAGACTAAGACCCACTCGGCCAAGCCTCAGCCACCCCCACAGCCCCAGCCCACTGTCTCCGCACTGACAGCAGCCAAGTTGGACCGGACCCTAGAACAGGTTCTGGAGGGACAGAATGGCCTGCTGCACTTTGCCCAGGCAGCAGCACTGTTAAAGCGGGCCGGTATGGAGCACATGCTCCTGCCTGGGGGCATGGGAGTGGGAGTTGGCAGTGGAGACGCAGGCTCGGGGGCTAGCGACTTGGAGGGTACGTCTGTCACGGACGCCGTAGGTGGTCCTGTTGACTTCCCATATGGAGTAGGGGGTGGCTTCCCCTTCAACCCGGGGCTTTTCATCATGACGCCGGCTGGAGTGTTTCTGGCGGACAGCGCACTACACATGGCTGGCCTGGCTGAGTACCCAGTGCAAAGTGAGCTGGCCTCTGCTATCAACTCCGGTAAAAAGAAGCGAAAACGTTGCGGCATGTGCCCACCTTGCAGACGGCGGATTAACTGCGAGcaatgcagcagctgcaggaatcGCAAAACCGGCCATCAGATCTGCAAGTTTCGCAAATGTGAGGAACTGAAGAAGAAGCCCTCTGCTGCTCTGGAG GTGATGCTTCCTACAGGAGCAGCGTTCCGGTGGTTCCAGTAG
- the cxxc5a gene encoding CXXC-type zinc finger protein 5 isoform X1 produces the protein MSSGLPEGGRTEDLERRSCKQDSPVIERRNRSGIISEPLSKSLKNSRTLSQYTAVSSATTNGHTDSSETKTHSAKPQPPPQPQPTVSALTAAKLDRTLEQVLEGQNGLLHFAQAAALLKRAGMEHMLLPGGMGVGVGSGDAGSGASDLEGTSVTDAVGGPVDFPYGVGGGFPFNPGLFIMTPAGVFLADSALHMAGLAEYPVQSELASAINSGKKKRKRCGMCPPCRRRINCEQCSSCRNRKTGHQICKFRKCEELKKKPSAALEKVMLPTGAAFRWFQ, from the exons ATGTCTAGCGGGCTGCCGGAGGGGGGCCGGACAGAGGACCTGGAGCGGAGAAGCTGCAAACAGGACTCTCCTGTGATAGAGCGGAGGAATCGCAGTGGCATCATCAGTGAGCCCCTCAGTAAGAGCCTTAAGAACTCCCGTACCCTCTCCCAGTATACAGCAGTCTCCTCTGCCACCACCAATGGACACACGGACAGTAGTGAGACTAAGACCCACTCGGCCAAGCCTCAGCCACCCCCACAGCCCCAGCCCACTGTCTCCGCACTGACAGCAGCCAAGTTGGACCGGACCCTAGAACAGGTTCTGGAGGGACAGAATGGCCTGCTGCACTTTGCCCAGGCAGCAGCACTGTTAAAGCGGGCCGGTATGGAGCACATGCTCCTGCCTGGGGGCATGGGAGTGGGAGTTGGCAGTGGAGACGCAGGCTCGGGGGCTAGCGACTTGGAGGGTACGTCTGTCACGGACGCCGTAGGTGGTCCTGTTGACTTCCCATATGGAGTAGGGGGTGGCTTCCCCTTCAACCCGGGGCTTTTCATCATGACGCCGGCTGGAGTGTTTCTGGCGGACAGCGCACTACACATGGCTGGCCTGGCTGAGTACCCAGTGCAAAGTGAGCTGGCCTCTGCTATCAACTCCGGTAAAAAGAAGCGAAAACGTTGCGGCATGTGCCCACCTTGCAGACGGCGGATTAACTGCGAGcaatgcagcagctgcaggaatcGCAAAACCGGCCATCAGATCTGCAAGTTTCGCAAATGTGAGGAACTGAAGAAGAAGCCCTCTGCTGCTCTGGAG AAGGTGATGCTTCCTACAGGAGCAGCGTTCCGGTGGTTCCAGTAG